The stretch of DNA GGCTCAGCCATAACAGGTGTTACGGGTTACGGTCCCAAATGACAGCCCTGAATCTGATGTACATAGACAACAAACTACCGTACTTATTTAGCTATAAGTCAAGCAATATTTAAacaaatcctcactcaatttgggcaaatttgaagttagggttagggttaagccGGCTTTTATGGCCGAGtaattttgataaaaagaatttctcagcaaattaaagcagtaacaaatgaacgtgtattcacttacaagccgaacTAAATTACTTTGCTTGGTGACTATATGGACTTTTATTACTCGTAAAGGAGCCACCAAGTAATCTTCCTCGCTGTCTGTCTCGAATTTGTCGTCCATTTCCTcgtcttcactttttttttgttctggaatATTCTCGTCGAAGACTGCATCTTTTGTGCCATCGAGTGTGTTACAGAGGTGCCACAAGTCTTGAACGAACACCTCACCATCTCCTCGGGAATATCGCGCCAAGCCTGGTTTACCCATCGAAGGATCGAGGAGTCTGAGAACGAGATTGCACCATCACAGATCGTGTAAACAAGCTTGTCACATGACaccattgatttttttggtaagaagtttggggtgtcggcttatagccgagctcggcttgtagccgaaCAAGTAGGGTATAGGCCTACAACCcatttttttgtaaatccatACACAAttgtgacctctcacgcgaaaacGTTCCTTGCGGTATCCGTGCAAACGGCCAAACGCGCGGCAAGTGGACAGATAAAAATGGGTAGGAAAGTCGTTCTCACGGGTGGTGTGAACGATCGAACGACCAGAGAAAAATTTGCACGGATGAACCGCACGACTGAACGACTGAAGAAAACTTAAAAACGGTAAGGTTGCACGACTGAACGGCCGAGCAAGTTTTGGCGACGAATGAGGTTAAACGGCATTGAACATTACGAACGACACACCGGGTTATTGAAATAACAATCGAAAACATTGCAGGACGCGCAATTAACAACAATAAGATGAATTGGTTAATTTTACGTGTGAAATCCGAATAGAAAAATAAGGAATGTGGTCAGTATTGCGTTGTAAATCACTAATCTCTTGTGATTGAAGAAAAGGAAGTGTTTCCTTCGGGGAAAAACAACCGCTGAAAACCAGACTTTCGTCTGTGTTACACGTTAACTTGCGGTTACTATCACTGTGGTTAATTTCATAAGACTTAATACTCGGATGAGGCATATCGCAATACAGTACTTAAACATCTTCGTCATAATAGAAACATTGCCGTTTGCAGATAGTGATAATTTTCCACTACATTTATTTTCGGTACTAAAAGAGACAATATTTGTGAAGACATCTTGAACAGATCATTATTAATTTCGATAAGCTTACATCCAAAGGAGGAGTTGTAAAAACATTGCAACCGTGTATAGACCCATTTCAGATATGACGTCATGTCACGTGATCTCGCGAACTGGAGGACAAGCAAACCAAGAGAAATTACAACACTTGTGTGAAGCTTGAGTGAATTTACCGTTGATCTTTTCGCGTTATGGTGAACTTTTGTGCCGTATTTGGTTGTTCAAACCGTTCTAACAGAGAAAGGGACAAAGGCTATTTTCGCATACCTGCAATTGTCACTAGATCGAACGCTGAGAAGCAAGCTTTAAGCATCGAACGTCGAGCAACGTGGCTCTCCAGGATCCGAAGGGAAGATCTTGGGGAAGACCCTAGCGAGTTTCACAGAGTTTGCGGAGACCACTTTATATCAGGTTTGTATAAACACTGTCTACCACAGTCCAAAAGGCATAATTATCGCTTTTGGTGATTTTGAACCTTCTTCCCACTGGGTTCGACACTACATACACATACGTCGGTTCTATGCATATTAAAGAGGGTTGAGTTGTCTTCATGTCCTCATAATAGTTTCCTGATCTCATTTTCAGGAAAACCATCGGCGATTTATGATAAGAACAACCCGGATTGGGCACCGAATCAGAATCTTGGTTATGATTTCCGTGGCGTCTCAGTAACGAGCCATGAACACAGGGAAGGAGTGAAAAGCGAAGGAGGAGTGAGTGTGCCAGTGCTCTGCTAGACCTGTCTTGTCACCAACCATCAGATGAGattgaagatgaagatgaagatgcgTCCCTTATTGAAGACTCCACAGTGAAAGACTGTCAGACGGATATTACTGGCAATTATATAACAGGCTTAGAGAAGGAAAATACTTCactcaaagaaaaattgaaaatgagCTCCCTCAATGAAGACTCATTCAAAGGAGACAATGAGAAGGTTCCTTTTTATACTGGGCTACCAAAATGGTCACTTTTGTtatgtttgtttgattttctaAAGAATTCTAGTCCAGAACTGAAATCATCAAGAGGCATTTTAAGTCCCTTCCAAAAAATTTTGCTTGGGTTAATTCGCATGAGATTAAATTTGTCAGGGAGGGACTTGGGGTACAGGTTTGGGGGGATTAGTGAGGCCACTGTCTCTCGCACATTTCTACATGTTGTGGATGCACTTTACCATAGGGGCCGAGATTTCGAGATTTTGCTGCTGTTTGTCGCTCATGCATGTCAGCGAAACAAAAGATTCGGCATGTCCAGAGGATAAAACAATCTCTCGCCTTCGACAAATTAGGCAGGGAAAGGACAAATAACAAGTCTCAGACGAAGAAGGATTTGAGTTTAAGGTTTACAGTATTTGGTTTCTTTTAATAACTTATGGGAATTTTATGAAAAACATAAAACATGCATAGTAGATACGGGTCACGCATGGTCACGCGTGACTTGGTTGAGTCGTGCGGACAGTGTTGGACCGCATACTGTAAACTATTCCACCGTTTTTGGGAAAGTTTTTGTGTTAAACTCGACTCTCTTTTAAAAAGCATATCGATCATCGAAATGTTGACAGCAAAGGCAGAAAGATTCTGAAAAAAGCACCGTGTCATTAGGGCCTCGGCAACCGTAATATTAACACTCTCAAGAGTTTAGAAAGCTCACCCGCTCCGAAAAGGACGAGTTATTCGATCGGCTCAAGATTTTCCTGCGTACTTCTGCCGATGTTCAGCATGGATATACGAAAGCTCGAGTTATTCGAAGGGCTGAAGATTTTCGTTTGTACTTCTGCCGTTTTTTTGCATGGATATAGGAAAGCTCGAGTTATTCGAACGGCTCAAGATTTTCGTTCGTACTTCTGTCGATGTTTTGCATGGATACACGAAAGCTCGAGTTATTCGAACGGCTCAAAATTATCGTTGGTACAACTTACTGCCGATTTTTTGCACGGATATACGAGCCGTGCTCACGGGTGGCGAGTATTTTTAAACGGATACCCCGAGAGTTTGAACGACCGACTTTTATTTTTGCACGGGAAGTTGAGTCGTGTAAACCACATGTCAGGTCGTTCTCACAACTTACGTAGAGCTTTGAACGACTACCCGTGAAAAACGACTTACCGTAAGGAACgttttcgcgtgagaggtcacaaTTTGCAAAGTGTTGGGTACAGAGTTTGCGATGTTGTAGTCTGTCTTAATCTCTCGACCAAAAGAAAACCATGTGCTGGGCGTCGgcgacgccatcttggttgaTATCAAAAGGAGACTAGAAAAGCTGGATCTTCTTGACAAAATTGATGAACACCTTATCAAAATGGAAGATGATGATTAAGGTCATTAGGGGCGTAAATGTTTACAAGAATTACGTGCGAATTGTCAACCATTGCATCTAGGATGATATATCGGCCATTATTGTCAGAAAttactttttctatttttaattctACTTTTGGATTGACAAGAATCATGACACCTTTGCTGTGAGTCGAGCCGTGACTGACAAAGACCTTACCGCACCATTCAGCTTCCCACGTTTTGGCGCAATCTTTAGAACTATAGGTTTCTTGTAGAAATCTAAAATGGTTGTTTTGATAGTGCAGCCACCTGAAAATGGAGCGTCGTTTAATCGATTTGTTTAGACCTCTAACATTTAGGGATTCGCATTTAATATTTACATTTTGAAGCGGGCTCATTATGTGTGTACATACAGTATGTAACACTCAAGGGACTGCGTTCGGCTGAGCTTTCGTCAGCTTTCATTAAACAAAAACTTGGATATGTGATTCACAAAGCCTGCATATTTAAAGATGTAGACAAATATGAAACAGAGATAAAAAAGACGGCATTTTGggcgaaaaacaaacaaacctaaacaataaagaaaaatacgtaAGACATGCAGAAACAACATACACACAAATAATCTAAAACAGGCTCAAAAAGGCCCTAAACGCACCGTTGCTGGCTTAGCGATTTCAGACTACATTATTCTTATTCTACGTTATTCTGCGTTAGGAATAGTTTGGTATAATGTCAAATAACATAAAGACTCCTTCACCTTGTTACGTGTATTTTGTCATCTCGCCTTTTAACCTCTTTAAGTCTTCCACGCCGACGGTTTTTTGCCTGCCTTCTTCGTCAGTATACTTTAGGGTAGCAGGGTAGGCAACAAAAACTTTTCTGTCGGCACCTAAGTTCTTTTGTAGGTGTTTCTTGTAGGGCAGAAGCGCCTTTTGTCGGTCTTGCGTTTTCTTCGCAAAGTCTGCGGCGATACCGATAATGTTCCCGTTACAGGGGTTTCCCTTTAATCTGGCAGCGGCGTTTGCAAGAACCTTCGCTTTGTCTGTGTATCTTAAAAAAGCCACATGGATGGGTCTTGGTTTCCTCATGTTGTGTTTTGCGGCGTACGTTGGAGTGCGGTGTGCACGTTCTATTTCGACTTGCCCACATAAAGTGTCCAAAACCATGTGGCTTGCAATGAAATTCTGGATAAATTCAGCGCAATTTTGACGTTCTTCTCTTTCCGGGACATTGTAAAATACTAGGTTGTTTCTTCAAGACCTATTGCGTAGATCTtcaacttcttcttcttgtaaATGAAGGTGCTCTTTCTCTGCTTTCTTCTCTATACTCTCTTTCAAATCTGCCTCCTCACTGTTAACTGAGTTTAATCCTCCTTCCAGTTCGAGGACTTTCTGTTTGATGGTGCCCATATCAGTTGGCCTTGTTTAATGACCTCCAACATACTCTTCAGGAATTCGCTCAGGAATACATTATAATGGGCGGAGATTTTAATTGCGCCCTACACGATAAGGATAAGAAAGGCGGAAATCCAGTTTCGAAAAAAATTCTCGTTATCAAGAAAATCGAAGAAATTATGAATCTCTACAATTTATTCGATATCTGGCGCAATTTAAATCACGAGACAATACGCTTTACTTGGAGAAACAAATCACTTAAAATTCAATGTCGCCTTGACTTCTTCCTTATTTCCAAAGACCTTGGCGACCTGGCCATATCctgtaaaattttaaatgcaCCCGAAACCGACCATTCCGCAATCTTTCTGCATCTTAAATCAGATGATCTAAAGCAGGATAAAGGCCCAGGCTTCTGGAAATTTAACAACTCTCTTTTAGAAGACTCCTGTTATGTGAACAAGCTACGTGAAAACATATACGAATATAGAGAAAAATACACCAATGTCGAGGACCTTGGGTTAAAATGGGATTTAATTAAGATGGAAATCCGTGGCTTTACGATCAAATactgcaaaattaaaatgaagaaaTGCGAAAGAGAAGAATTGTATGTTAATGACCAATTTGCGATATTAGAAGAAGAGAAATGCTTTTACAAAGCACTTTACAAATCCCTAAGCATAGACAATGACATCTTCCTAGCATCGACCTTTTTCAAGACACAAAATATTACACCACTAACACAAGAAGAAATGGAATCATGTGAAGGTCTTCTCTCAGAAGACGAGTGCCTAAATGCAATAACAGAATTCAAAGCTAACAAATCTCCCGGAACAGACGTGACCGGGAGTCAGTAACCCAATTATTGAAACTTTTAGAAGAATTCAAAACTGTGGATTGGAAATCAATACCTCTAAAACCGAGGCTTTGTGGCTAGGTTCTTGGAGTAACTGCCGAGAAACCCCATACAATTTTAAATGGCCAAAGGAGTCTGTGCAGGCCCTCGGTATACATTTCACTTATGATGAACAACATTCTAACAGgctaaattttgaagaaaagatcCAAAGCATAGTAAAAGTCCTAAATGCGTGGAGACGACGAAACCTCCCTTTGATCGGaagaataaaaattgtcaagtctctAGGCTTATCTAAAATTATTTACAGCACGACTGTGCTCCCTACCCCCACTTCTGGCGGAGAGAATTAATAAACTCACTTTCAACTTCATCTGGGAAGGCAAACCTGCcaaaataaagaagaaaacaataattgCCGAAAGGAAACATGGCTGATTGAAAATGATGGATTTTGAAATTATGGAGAAGGCGTTAAAAATAGCCTGGGTCAACAGAATAAAAGATGAAAGTGGCGCCTCTTGGAAAATAATTCCGGAGCACATTTTAACTCAATATGGAGGTCTGTCCTTTTTAACAAATTGTGATTACGACTTTAAACTACTCAACCTTAAGAATCTCCCTACGTTTTACCATTTTGTACTGAGGTACTGGCAGGATTACAAATTACTGATGCCAGGTAATAGAATAACCCCAGAACATGAAATTATCTGGAACAACCAAAACATTTTGGTTGACAAAAAACCGCTATTTTACAAAAGCTGGTTTCATCATGATATTGTACAGGTCCAGGACCTACTAAATGTAAACCGGGAGTTTCTTTGGCCGACTTCAAGCAAACATTTAACATTGATACACCATTCACCTTGTACCACGGTCTTATAAATGCTATTCCAATCGAGTGGAAAAGATCAATTCGGACCTTTACAAATCGCTTCTCCTGAAACTTCCATGCCAACAACATATCCTAGTACTCGAACTGCATACAAACTTATAAAACTTTTATATCGccaacaaatgaaaacaaagttCTAAACTACGGATTCACCAAAGAGAACATTCACGACGTCTACTTACTCCCTTTCTTAGTTACAGACGAAACGAAGCTTATTGCTTTCCAGtataaaataatacataatattttGCCATCTCGCTCCAGTTTGTTTCGCGCTGGCCTTGTAGATGATGACATCTGCTCTTTGTGCAAGTTAGAAAAACAATCGCTTATCAGCATGTTATACAATTGCAGCGAATCACTCCTATTTTGGGGAAAATTTACGCAATGGTGGCAAGAAAATTTTCTGAAACAATTGTCCTATCAGTAAATGCGATTTTATTTGGCTGGCACCAAAATGCGAACAATAAGATAGTACTTAACTTCATTCTTATCATCGCCAAATATTACATCTTCACAGCAAGTGTCTGCGACAACAAGCTGAGCTTTGCGTGCTTTCTTTTACGTTTAAATAGCAAGTTAGACGTCCTGCGTATGATAGCTATAAAAAAGTCACTAAATAAATTCGAAACAACTTGGGCACCTCTTttgtagtttatttatttatttacttatttacttatttacttattttattgCTAGCcatatttgttgtttgttttgtttgtgtaattacaattagaaaaaaaaaataagtagCATAATTAGCAAGTATATAATTTGTAAGTATAAATGTAAGTGTAATATTAGTACTGTAAGTAGTGTAAATGTTGAAGTTGTGAATAAAATTGtattgcataaaaaaaaaagaaaaaaaaactgcggTAAGTCAAAGGGAGTCTACCCGCTGCTTAAAATTTAGAAAGAAGAGAGAGTACGCTGAATGGATTGTAAATCTATTAATGGTTAATTTACCTGGGATTGTTATTCTGGTATGGTAAAATTAGTCTTATCAGTCATCCCGAAAGTTGTGGATCTTTGCACTTGTAAGGAATTGGGCAGTGGAACAAATTCATGATTATTTACCATACTAATATGCTCGTGTAAACACAGGTAAACATTGGCTTCCTATGATGTTACATCTCGGTAACTAGATGCATAACACATAATTATTCATTTCTGACAACAGACAGTTTCATCATGGACATCTTGTTCAGCTGTTTGGAGTTTGCAGTGAAAAGCCCATATATATCATCGCAGAGTTTATGAGCCAGGGTGAGTTCATTATTTTTTCAATCATTTCTTCCATCAGTGTTGGTCTATATGCTGTTTATAGTTACTACTCTCATTTCTGGAAAGACAAACTTAGAATTGCAAGTAAGAAGTATTTTTCCAGGGGATTCGAACATGTATGCAAAGCATACAAAGACTTCCATCAAAAGAGTTTACCAATCCCTACCAAGTTCTTAAGACAAACACTCTGCTTCATACTGCAACAAAATTCATATAAATTCAATAGACAACATTATTTAAAAACCCACGGAACGGCAATGTGTACCAAAATGGCTGTAGCTTTTGCCAATATGTTCGTGGTGAAAATAGAAAatgttaatatatagatttagccaagcctaaaagcgaaccCCGCtgcttatttattcttactgcctgtagggttactgaaaataaaaggttttcgaattgttcacgttttggtgtttctggtTACTGCTTAATGTGGCTCGTTAGAGTATGTACAAAATCCTTACTACAGGGCACAAGTTACGAAAGGAAGCCTTGTTAATTTCTCTTTAAGTTTTTCCTGTAGAGATTTACCATTATAGGTACTGATATAATAAGGCTAATTTTTTTGGTGTCATTTTTTTGGATTAtggccgttaccatggcaacatatctaatgacaggcagatatattCACATTTTTGACGTAAatttcttaatatttatacttttcttcagtgatttgtttttattctttgccacattatggaaatgatattgcctgacaaTTTGAAGTCAGGGTCATTCAGACGGTTTTGCCAACACCGTAGAATTCCGAAAGTAACGGCCCCCATTACTTTTGGATTTTACGGGCAAAAGAGGGCGCTACTCGGGTAGAACTTCACCTAAAGTGTCGGGAACATGTCCAACTGTCTGCTCTGCTACATGCGTGCTTTTTTCCCTCATCCTAACAATAATGGCGTGTGATGAATGAATATTTTGTGGCCTAGGATGGCAATCACATGTCGAATTAATGCGTGGATTGGCTTTATATACATGATCTCCTTTTATCCGTGATTTGATAGTATAGAAGAGCTTAAATGAAGAAGCCATATAAACCAACAGGTTGTTAACTTCCAGATACATGCAGCGCAACAGTTCTGGTCTTGGACCGAATGATAAAGGTCAGCTTTAGACCATGTGATTATGTTACTTTGTCATTGTGGTGAGTATGTGTGTGACAAGTACACAAGAATCACATGCCATGCCATGCCACTGACCTTTCATCCGAGCTTTTGTACACAAATCCACAGTGAACGAAGCATGCTCAGTTTGTTCAAGGGAAACCAAATATAAATGTATAAAATGTGACAGATGGGTTTGTGCCTTGTGTGCACCAGAGACAGCTCAAACATTAAGtgaagcaaaattatataaCACATATATAATGGGTGCTTCGACCCACTTTTTAAGGTTACAAAAGCCTGTCCCTAGCAGGGACAGATTAAAAATTAGAAATGATGTAATCCCATGGTGCCCCTGTATGAATGAGCTTATGGTCCCATGATCCTCTGCATCTTTTTCTGCTGTGCTTCAAAACCACAAACAGGTAAGTACAATTTACAGCATACTTTGtcgcttttacttttctttcagCTATAATCTGGACGCCCAGAGGCGAGAGATACACTCAACgatcttttttttcaaactgaagTGGAGTTTTTTCAATGGTAGAACACAATGTCTTGTTGAAAACGGTCACATCAATCGCCTTCGCTTACCTGCCGTCATGAACGGTCGGTGAGCAGGAGTCCGCCTAAAAGACGTAAAACTCCTGACCCTTCACCTGTAAAGGATTACCTTGGCTTCGATTCTTTCTTCTCTTCAGCAAATCCATACAGACATGGCGAAGACAAATGACGGCATATCCATTATGGAATATGTAATTTTCCCGCCATCTCACCCCAACGATGACCAAATTTCTGTTTTGATTGACTCTGATAATGAATTGAACTATGATTGTATATGATCGCCTACTGAGCCCGGACACCAGGTCAGACCCAGAAATCTTAAAAGTTGTGTCACGATATCAAATCCCCTTCCACTCGCCTCCCTTTCAGTTACAGGTTCCAGTTAGAAAATGTTCAGATTTAACAGTTCCCTTCATTGACTCCGAGGTAAAGAACCTCCTTTCTCTGGGAGCAATAAAAACAATCTCATTCTCGACAGAGAATTTCTACAGTCGCCTGTTTTTAGTCCCAAAAAAGGAAGGAACTTTTCGCCCAGTAATCGACCTGAGTCGTCTCAATAAGTTTGTGGAAAACTTTCATTTCCAAACGGAAAGCATTTCATGTCTCAAAACTCTCTTAAAGAGGGGGGGCTTCATGTCATGTATAGACCTCAAGGATGCTTATCTCTCTGTTCAAATATGCGAGTCCTCCCAAAAGTACCTCTGTTTTCAATGGAGAAACAGATCATTTGCTTTCCAAGGTCTACCTTTTGGGCTAAATACAGCTCCCAGgatatttacaaaaatattaaaacccATAGCGGCCTATATATGGAAGAGAGGTATTCGAATTATTGTCTACCTAGACGACTTCCTAAATCTGGGCTCCTCTATAGAAGATTCAAGAGCCACCACGTTGCTAACATTGGATCTTCTACATTGGGTAGGATTCACCATAAACTGGGAGAAATCCATCCTGGTACCCAGCCAGTCATTGACATTCCTGGGTCTCTGCAGAAACTCACTAGCCTGGTCGCTCAGTCTACCATAGAAAAAGATCCTGAACGTGCAAAACAAATG from Montipora capricornis isolate CH-2021 chromosome 9, ASM3666992v2, whole genome shotgun sequence encodes:
- the LOC138016194 gene encoding uncharacterized protein; the encoded protein is MVNFCAVFGCSNRSNRERDKGYFRIPAIVTRSNAEKQALSIERRATWLSRIRREDLGEDPSEFHRGRSEKRRRSECASALLDLSCHQPSDEIEDEDEDASLIEDSTVKDCQTDITGNYITGLEKENTSLKEKLKMSSLNEDSFKGDNEKVPFYTGLPKWSLLLCLFDFLKNSSPELKSSRGILSPFQKILLGLIRMRLNLSGRDLGYRFGGISEATVSRTFLHVVDALYHRGRDFEILLLFVAHACQRNKRFGMSRG